The Corynebacterium halotolerans YIM 70093 = DSM 44683 region CACCGGCACCGGCGGCAACACCGGCAACCAGGCGGCCACCACCGTCACCCGTGCGCTCGCGCTCGGCGACGTGCGCAAACGGGATGTCGCGCAGGTCGCCTGGCGTGAGCTGCGTGTCGGTCTGACACTCGGGTCCCTGCTCGGCGTGCTCGGTTTCCTGGGGGCGTGGGCGGTCTACGGCCTGCCCATCGGCATCGTCATCGGTTCGACGCTGCTGCTGGTGTGCGCGATGTCGGCGACCGTGGGTGGGATGATGCCGATCGTCGCGAAGGGGCTGGGGGCGGATCCGGCGGTGTTCTCCAACCCGTTCATCTCCACCTTCTGCGACGCCACCGGCCTGATCATCTACTTCCTCATCGCGAAATCGGTGCTCGGTATCTGAGGCCTGCGGGATCCGCCCAGGGATGGAGGCTCGCACAGCGCCCCCGTCTGGGGTGAGCTTGCGAAGCATATGATTCGCCAACTTCGCAGGGCAGGGGCGGAGGGGGCGATCGACAGTCCCCGGAAAAGAGTGATTCCTTTCACGTTTACGGGGGAGGGGCGGTAGCATCCGGGGTAACTGGCTCAGGCCAGGTTGGTACACCACTGACCCCGGTCTCCCCCGGAGCGCGCCGCATATCCCGCCCAGCGTGAAGAGGGTGGCCCGAGCAATGAAAGAACGTGCACCCATGAGCACCCCACCCGTCAAGGAGAACACCTCGCACGCCGCGGGGGAGGGCAGTGAAGTGCGGGAGGCCAGTGAATGGCACCGCCAGGCCACGGGCCTCATCGTCGGCATCATCCTGGCCCTGCTCGTCTACCTCTTCTTCCCGGCCTCCTCGGTCGAAACCGTCATGCAGTCCACCGGCGCCGACCCGGAGGCCGAGTACAGTCATCACGCCCTGCGGATCACCGCAGCGATCACCGTGCTCATGGGCGCGTGGTGGATGACCGAGGCCATTCCGCTGGCCGCCACCGCACTGATCCCGATCATCGCCTTCCCGCTGCTGCAGGTTGCGGAGTTCAGCGAGGTGGCCACCCCCTACGCCAGCTCCACTATCTTCCTGTTCATGGGTGGCTTCCTGCTGGCCCTGGGCCTCCAGCGCTGGAACCTGCACCGCCGTCTGGCGCTGGTCGTGGTGCTGGCCGTGGGTACCAGTCCGAAGCGGCTGATCCTCGGCTTCATGATCGCCACCGGCTTTTTGTCGATGTGGGTGTCCAACACCGCGACGGCCGTCGTCATGCTGCCGATCGGCATGTCCGTGCTGAGCCTGACGGCGGAGACCGTGGGTGGCATGCGCAACCAGGTGAAGTTCGCTACCGGGCTCATGCTGGCCATTGCCTACTCTGCGTCCATCGGATCGCTGGGCACACTGATCGGAACCCCGCCGAACGCGCTGCTGGCCGGCTACATGGAGACCGCCCACGGCATCACCATCGGCTTCGGACGGTGGATGATGGTCGGTGTGCCTATCGCGGTGATCTTCATGGGCATCGCCTGGCTCGTCCTCGTCACCGTGTTCAAGCCGGAGATGGACCAAATCCCGGGTGGCCGTGAGCTCATCAGGAAGGAACTCGCGGATATGGGCGCCTGGACGCGCCCGCAGGTCATGGTGGGCATCATCTTCCTGCTGGCGGCTCTGTCGTGGGTCTTTGTCCCGCTGGTCATCGACTGGTTCGGTGCCGACATGGTGTACGACGACGCGCTCGTCGGCATCATCGCCGGCCTGCTGATGTTCACGATCCCGGCCGACCCTAAGACGGGCGTGCGCCTGCTCGACTGGAAGACCGCCAACGAACTGCCCTGGGACGTCCTCCTCCTCTTCGGTGGTGGCCTGTCCCTGTCGGCGATGTTCACCAACTCGGGCCTGTCTCTCTGGATCGGTGAGGTGGCCAAGGGGCTTGAGGTCCTGCCGAGCTTCCTGCTCATTGCCGCGGTGGCCGCGCTGGTCCTGGTCCTGACCGAATTCACCTCGAACACCGCCACCGCGGCGACGTTCCTGCCGATCATGGGTGGCGTGGCCGTCGGCATCGGCCTGACCGCCGGCGGGGAGCAGAACGTCCTGCTGTTGACCATCCCGGTCGCGCTGGCAGCCACCTGCGCGTTCATGCTCCCGGTGGCTACCCCGCCGAACGCCATCGCCTTCGGCTCCGGCTACGTGCGGATCGGCGACATGATCAAGGGCGGCATCTGGCTCAACCTCATCGGAGTCGTGCTCATCACCCTGGCGACCTACTTCATCGCTATCCCGCTTTTCGGTCTGGCCTTCTGACCGACTGGACGGTGGCCGCCCCCGGTATCTGGCACGGGAAGGCGGTCGCCTCTGATTCTTCCGATTTGACCTCGTGTTTTGTGGGTTCGGCCATCCCGGTGTAGAGTAATTCTTCGTTGCCAACGAGCAACGGTGGAATGCGCCCGTAGCTCAACGGATAGAGCATCTGACTACGGATCAGAAGGTTGGGGGTTCGAATCCCTCCGGGCGCACAATCACAGAGGAACCGGTCACCGCGATGGTGGCCGGTTCTTTCTCGTTCCGGGGAGTACGGCGGAGGTCGGGGCTCGCCGGTGTCCGCCGACGCCCCGCGTACCCTCAGAACACCTCGATGCGCCCGCCCAGGGACTCGGCCTGGATGAGCTGATTGACCCAGCCCTCGCCACCCGGGTGCAGGCGCAGCACCGGACGCGAGGAGATCTTGACGGGGGAGACGGACTCACTGCGGTTGCCCTCGCGGGCGTCGAAACGCACGCGGGAGCGGTAGCCCGCGTCGACCAGCTCGCTGAGGTCCGATGTCTCGGAGGCCAGGGACGCGCGGGCGTCCTGCAGCAGCTCCAGCGCCTCATCGAGGGCGGTGAGCAGCGCCGGGGCGTTGGTCTCGCACATGGCGCGCACCAGCTCGGGCTCGGTGCTGGCCACGCGCGTGGCGTCGCGGAAGCTGCCCGCGGCGAGCGACTGCGCCAACGCACCGCCGTTGTCGCCGACGACCGCGAGCGTCTCGGCGAGGATGTGGGGCAGGTGGGAGATGCGGGCGACGGCCGCGTCGTGGCGGTCCACACGCGCCGGGATGGCCTCGGCGCCGGTGATGATGATCATGCGCACCACGTCGGTCCACAGCTCGATCCACTCCTGCGGCACCTCCCCCTCGGTGTCCACGGCGTGGTCGAAGGTGATCACCCAGGCGGCGCGCCGGAACAGCCCGGCCCGGGACGCGCTCCAGCCGCTCTCGGCGGTGCCGGCCATCGGGTGGCCGCCGACGTACCGGTCCTCCATGCCGCGTTCCTTCACCAGCGCGTAGACCTCCGCCTTCACGGAGACGACGTCGGTGAAGCCGCACGAGGGGGCGTGTTCGGCCAGGGCGTCGAGCAGGCCGGCGACGGCGGGCATCGGGACGGCGAGCACGATGAGCGCACCGTCGGCCTCGGCGCGGCGCAGCGTCTCCACCAGGTCGTTGCTGACCTCGAAACCCTCCTTCGTCGCCTTGCGCGTGCCGGAGGTGGAGCGGTTGAAGCCGTAGACGGCGTGGCCGTGGGCGGCGAGATCACGCAGCAGGGAGCCCCCGATGAGGCCGAGTCCGATGATGCAGATGGGTCTGGTTACGTCTCTCGAAGTCACCTGACAAGTGTCCCACAACCCGACTACGCTCACCTGATATGGAGCACGAGGAGTACGGCGTCAGTTTTGCTGTCACGGTGGCCTGGGTCGACGGCTCGTGGGCCGTCCGTGCCTTCGACGACGACTTCCGCGACCTGGACACCTCCGTGGCGGCGGTGCGCGACCTGCGCAGCGAGGGCGCGGCCTTCGCGCTGCTGTGCGTCGACGACGACTACTTCGTCATCGTCCGTCCCACCCCGGACCGCATCCACCTCCTGCTCTCGGACGCGACCATGGCCGTCGACGACGACTTCGCCGCCACGGTCCTCGACGAGCTCGACGCCGAGATCCCCGACCTCGATCCCGACGAGCTCGACGACGTCGACGGCTGGCCGGACGGGGACTTCGACATCCTCGCCGACCTCGGCATCTCCGAGGAGGTCCTCGGCGTCATCGTCGACGACCCCGACCTGTGGCCCTCCGAGCAGATCCTGCGCATCGCCGGCGAGCTCGGCTTCGGCGACGACCTCCTCGACGCCGCCGGCCTCGACGGCTAGCGCCGTGCCCGTACTCCCCGACGCCCACGGGCTCGTCGCCGCCCGCGCCCGCATGCGCCGCGCACTCGAGGTCGCCGCGCAGACCCCGGCCGACGACATCCCCGTCGGCGCGGTCATCTACGCCCCCGACGGCCGCGAACTGGCCACCGGGACCAACCGGCGGGAGGCTGACCTCGACCCCACCGCCCACGCCGAGATGGTCGCCATCCGGCAGGCCGTGCATGCCTTCGGCGACTCCTGGCGCCTGACCGACTGCACCCTCGTGGTCACCCTCGAACCGTGCACGATGTGCGCCGGCGCGCTCGTGGGCGCTCGCGTCGGCACGCTCATCTTCGGCGCGTGGGAGCCGAAGACGGGCGCCTGCGGCTCGCTTTTCGACGTCGTCCGCGACGCCGGGGTGCTGCACCGCCCGCAGGTGCGCGGCGGCGTGCTCGAATCCGAGTGCCGGGAGCTGCTCACCGACTTCTTCACCGACCTGCGCTGATGTGGACCCGCTACCAGGGGGATGGGTGGCAACTGGGAGGTCGGTAACGTTCCGGCATCGATTGTCTTCTCCCGTGCACCCGGATGTGGGGCTGGTTACAGTGGGGGCCAGAAACGACTCCGACAGAAGGAGGAGAAGATTGGCTCTCAATGACAAGTCCAGCGGCGACCCGGCCGTCGCCAACGACCACGACGCCGAGGATCTGACCGCCGCCCGTGAGGCGCTGGAGGACCGGGAGGGCATGACCGAGGCCGAGAAGGCCCCGGACGGCGCATTCCCGGAGAGCGACGTCGACGACGTCCACCGGGACTTCCTGGTGGGACAGGACGAGGAGACCGTCCCCGACGGGGACGGGCCGAGCGATGCGCCCTTCACCATGCCGGATGGCCGCACGGAGGGCGTCCCGGACGAGGACCGGTAACCGATCAACACATGAGGGCGACATCGACCCTCACCACACATCACGAAGAGGAGAAGATCATGGCTGATTTCATGGACAAGGCGAAGAACAAGGCCCAGGAGTTCGGCGGCAAGGCCAAGGAGAAGGCCGGTGACGCCATGGATGACCGCGAAATGCAGAACGAGGGCAAGGCCGACCAGACCAAGGGCGAGGCCAAGCAGAAGATGGACGAGACCGGCGACACGCTCAGGGAGAAGGGTGACCAGGCCCTGGGTGGCCTTCGCCCGGACGACGAGAACCGGTAGACGGGCCGACGGGGTCACGTCCCTTCCTCCCGCGTGAGGAGGGGATTTGGTCACCGTCGGGGCGCTCCGATACTCTTGTTCGCGGTGGCGTGTCCGAGCGGCCGAAGGTGATCGCCTCGAAAGCGATTGTTGGGTAACCCCCAACCGAGGGTTCAAATCCCTCCGCCACCGCCAGGAAGATCCCCGGCGGCTCCCACAGCGGGAGCCGCCGGGGATTAACTGTTTCCGCCGCAGGTTCACCCGCCGGTAGACTGGCACTGTTTTCCCCACCTCTGCCCGACACTCAGGAAGCCTTTTTCGACGTGGCACAACTTCTGTTCAAGCTGGGACGCTGGTCCTTCCACAAGAAATGGATCGTCATTTCCCTGTGGCTGGTGATCCTGGCGGGCATGGCGGGCGCGGCGTTCACGTTCCAGAAGCCGTTCACCACCCAGTTCTCCATCTCCGACACCCCGTCGATCACGGCCACGAAGACGCTGGTGGAGAACTTCCCCGACAGCGGCAACCCCGTTAACGCCGCCGGTGTGAACCTGGTCTTCGCCGCACCTGAGGGCGAGAGTCTGGCGCAGCCGGAGAACTCCGCCGCGATCGACGACGTCATCGCCTACATCGAGACCAACCTGGAGGACCTCACCGGTACCGAGCGCTTCGGCAACCCGATCGAGGTCTCGCCGGCCCTGCAGGAGATGGTCGTCGAGACGGCCACGGAACAGGGACTGCCGGAGGAGACCGCCCGGGCCGACGCAGAGAACCTCAAGATGCTCTCCGACGACGGGCGCATCGGCTACACCACCTTCACCTTCGACGTGCCGACGTCGATGGACGTCACCCAGGAACACCGCGACGTCGTTCACGAGGCGATGGAGATCGGCCGCGAGCAGGGCATCCAGGTCGAGGCCGGCGGCGCCGGTTTCGGCGATCCCATCCAGATCAAGACCACCAGTGAGATCATCGGTCTGGCAGTGGCCTTCGTGGTGCTGCTGTTCACCTTCGGCTCCCTGGTGGCCGCCGGTCTGCCGGTGCTCACCGCGGTCATCGGCGTGGGTATCGGCGCCCTGGCCATCCTGCTGTCCACCGCCTTCGTCGAGCTCAACAACATCACCCCGGTGCTGGCGGTGATGATCGGCCTGGCCGTGGGCATCGACTACGCCCTGTTCATCCTCTCGCGCTACCGCGCCGAACGCAGGCGCCTGCCCGCCGACGAGGCGGCCGGTCTGGCCGTCGGCACGGCCGGTTCCGCGGTCGTCTTCGCCGGCGCGACCGTCATCATCGCGCTGGCCGCGCTGTCGATCGTCAACATCGAGTTCCTCACGGCGATGGGCCTGTCTGCCGCGTTCACCGTCTTCGTCGCCGTGCTCGTCGCCCTGACCTTCATCCCCGCACTGCTGGGGGTGCTCGGCAACCGGACCTTCTCCGGGCGCATCCCCGGCGTGGCCGGCAACCCCCTGAAGAAGGGGGGAAAACGCCGACGCGGCCGCACGCTGGGCAACCGGTGGGTCTCCTTCGTCCACAAGGTGCCCGGCCTGGTCATGGCGGTGGTCGTGCTCGGCCTGGGCGCGCTGACCGCCCCGGTCCTCGACCTGGAGATGGCCCTGCCCTCGGACTCGACGTCGAACCTGGACACCACTCAGCGCAAGTCCGCCGACCTCATGGCCGAGGGCTTCGGGGAGGGCGTCAACGCCCCGTTCCTGGTCATCGTCGACGCCCACACCGTCAACCCGGATGCGCAGGCGTTGCAGCCGTTGATCCGTGCCCAGACGGACATGGCCGAACAGGCCGGGGAAACCGTCGACGAGCAGTCCACCGCGGCGCTGAGTTCCTTCCTCTACTCGGTCGGCCAGCTCAACTCCCTGCACAACGTCAAGCACGCCCAGCTCATCGCCACCAACGGGGACTCCACCGCCGCGCAGATCCTGGTCACCCCCTTCACCGGCCCCGACGAGCCCATCACCGCCGAGGTCGCGGCCGCACTGCGCGCCCAGGGCCAGGAGATCGAGGATGCCACCGGCGTGGAGATCGGCCTGACCGGTCTGACGGCGGTGCAGATGGACATCACCGAGTCCCTCGCCGGCGCGATGCCGCTGTACCTGGCGGTGGTCGTCGGACTGGCGATCGTGCTGCTGCTCCTGGTGTTCCGCTCGATCATGGTGCCGCTGGTCGCCGGCCTGGGCTTCCTGCTGTCCGTCGGCGCCGCCTTCGGCGTGACCGTCCTGGTGTGGCAGCAGGGCCTGTGGGGCCTGGTCAGCACCCCGGGCCCGCTGATCTCCTTCATGCCGATCTTCCTCATCGGCGTGACCTTCGGCCTGGCCATGGACTACCAGGTCTTCCTGGTCACCCGCATGCGCGAGCACTACACGACCCTGCAGAAACAGGCTGCGCGCGGGGCCACGGCCGCCTCCGTCAGCCCCGCCGACCGCGAGCGCATGGTCGCCCGCGGCAACCTGACCGCGGTGGAGGAATCCACCATCGTCGGCTTCACCCGTGGCGCACGCGTGGTCACGGCCGCGGCGCTGATCATGATCGCCGTGTTCATCGCCTTCATCGATCAGCCGCTGCCGTTCATCCAGATCTTCGGTTTCGCCCTGGCCGTGGGCGTGTTCTTCGACGCCTTCTTCATCCGCATGGCCCTGGTCCCGGCCACCATGTTCATCCTGGGCCGGGCCACCTGGTGGATGCCGCGGTGGCTGGACCGCATCCTGCCGAGTCTCGACGTCGAGGGTGCCGGCCTGGAGGAGGAGTGGGAACACCGCCGCGCCGAGCGGGAGACCCATAAAGAGGCGGCCAAGGGGCTTGAGAGCCGGTCGAACGCCTAGCACGGCAGTCCTGCCTACGGGGTGTGTCCGGGGTCCCGCAGATCTATCATCGGGCGCAAGCAAATAATTACCGGGATGCCGATCGAGAATCCGTCTGGAAGGCTGTAGCTACCGGACCTGGACGCGAACGTGGAGCCAGGACAGTTCGGTGAGGTTTCCCCCTCCCCGGCGATCGACGACGAAAACGCAACTGGCAGAGGCGGAGGTGGATTATGACGGTGGTGTTCACGGTCGCAGGAATCGCCCTGATCGCGGTGGGGCTGTGGGACATATTCCACACCCTGCTGCACCCCAGCGGCAAAGGACGCTTCAGCCAGGGGATATTCATTGGGATGTGGAAGATCTCGAAGGCGACTGGTCACCGGGTGGGGTCAGGTGTGGGGCCAGCGACCATGGTCGTTGTGATCGTCCTGTGGCTGGCTCTGCAGACAGGGGGGTGGGCACTGATCTACTACCCGCACATCCCGGGCGGGTTCGTGTACTCCAGCGGGATCAATGCCGCCGCCTATCCCGACGTCGTTGAGGCCTTCTACATCTCCTTGCTGACCCTGGGAACCCTGGGCTATGGCGACATGGTGGCCACTGACCCCTGGCTCCGCCTGGCCTCCCCCTTCGAGGCCCTCACCGGATTCGCCTTGATCACCGCGGCCCTGACCTGGTTCATTCAGGTGTATCCGCCCCTGTCGCGGCGTCGGACGTTGGCTCTGGAACTGAAGGATCTGGGAGATGTCGTCTATGACGAGTCGATCAGGGACGTTGATCCGTTGGCCACCGCACGAGTCCTGGACACCTTGACAGCCGAAGTGGAGAAGGTCCGCGTGGACTTCACCCAGCACACCGAGGGCTTCTATTTTCTGGAACCGGACCCGGATCTCTCTCTGGCCCGCCAGCTGTCCTACGCGTTGCGGATACGTGATGCCGCGCTGGACGTCGACCACCCGGAAGTGCTTCTGAGTGCCCAGCGGCTTGCCCGGGCACTGGAGCAACTCGCGGACAAGCTCAGGGGAGACTTCTTGCGCTCCGGGGAAACTCCCGAGGAGATCTTCGCCGCCTTCGCCGCCGAGCACCGGCAAACCCCCCGCACCTGAGTCCTGTGATCGTCATTCCCTGACGACGGGGGCCTCAGGGAATACAGCGCTGTAGTAATAAACTGGTCGGCATGACCTCTCCCGAACCGGCCAGCGAAAACAGCGGATCCCCTGCCCACCCCGACACCTCCTTCACCCTGGGCACCCGCCTGGAGCAGGACGGGCCGGGTAAGCACGGCCGCACCGGTGTCATCCACACCCCGCACGGCGACATCGCCACGCCCGCCTTCATCCCGGTGGCCACCAAGGCCACCGTCAAGACGCTCACGCCCGAGCAGATCCGCTCCACCGGTGCGCAGGCCATCCTGTCGAACGCGTACCACCTCTACCTGCAGCCCGGCCATGACATTGTCGATGAGGCCGGTGGCGTCGGGAGGTTCGAGAACTGGCACGGCCCGACCTACACCGACTCCGGTGGCTTCCAGGTCATGAGCCTGGGCTCGGGGTTCAAGAAGGTACTGGCCATGGACACCTCGGGCCTGAGCGAGGCCGACATCAAGGCGGCGAAGAAGGAACGCAAGGCGCTGGTCGACGAGGACGGCGTGGACTTCCGGTCGGTCATCGACGGCTCCAAGCATCGTTTCACCCCGGAAAAGTCCATGCAGATCCAGCACGGCCTCGGCGCGGACATCATGTTCGCCTTCGATGAGCTGACCACGCTCGTCGACACCCGCGCCTACCAGGAGGAATCCGTCGAGCGCACCCGCCGCTGGGCGCAACGCTGCCTCGACGAGCACGACCGGCTGACCCACGCGCGCGTCGGCAAGCCGAAGCAGTCGCTGTGGGGAGTGGTGCAGGGCGCGCAGTACGAGGATCTGCGCCGCCAGGCGACCCGCGGGCTGATCGCGCTGTCCGACGCCGCGGAGGCCGAGGGCCGGCGCGGCTTCGGCGGCTTTGGCATCGGCGGGGCCCTGGAGAAGGAGAACCTCGGCACGATCGTCGGCTGGGTCTGTGACGAGCTGCCCGAGCACAAGCCCCGCCACCTGCTGGGCATCTCCGAGCCGGACGATCTGTTCACCGCCGTGGAGGCCGGAGCCGACACCTTCGACTGCGTCGCGCCGACCCGTCTCGGCCGCCGTGGCGGGGTGTACACCCTCGACGGGCGGATGAATCTCACCGCGGCACGTTTCAAACGGGACTTCGCCGGTGTGGACGAGGAGTTCGGCGGCTACGTCTCCGAGAACTACTCGCGCGCCTACATCCACCACCTGCTCAAGGCCAAGGAATTCCTGGCCGGCACGCTCTGCACCATGCACAACCTCGAGTTCATGATCCGGCTGGTGGACAATATCCGCGCCGCGATCGACGCCGGTGATTACGAGGCCTACCGCGACGAGTTCCTCGGCCGCTACTACGCGGGCGGCACCCCGGGACGCGTCCGGCCCAACTCGGGCAGCACGCAGCGGCGGTAGCAACTGGTCACTGCGGTTACCGTGGCCGCTGCGGGGGAGCGGGATCGCCGCCTAGGATGACCACATGACGGCAGATGGCTCCACCACCGGTTACCGCGCCACCCACCCCGCCCGCCGTGTCCTGGTCACCGGTGCCACCGGCTATGTCGGTGGCCGCCTGGTCCCGGAGCTGCTGGCCGCCGGGTTCACCGTGCGCGCCACCTCCCGCCACCTGGACAGCCTGAAGCGGTTCCCCTGGTTCGACCAGGTGGAGGCCGTGGAGGCGGATCTGTCGGACGCGGAGGACGTGGCGGCGGCCGTGCGCGACGTGGACGTGGTGTTCTACCTCGTGCACTCGATGGGCGGGCGCGCCGATGATTTCGAGCAGGTCGAGAAGGAGACCGCCGGGACAGTGGCCTCGGCGGCCGCGGACGCGGGGGTCAGCCAGATCGTGTACCTCTCCGGGCTGCATCCGCGGGATGTCCCGCTGGAGGAGCTGTCCAAGCACATGCGCTCCCGTGAACGCGTGGCCCGCGTGTTCCTCGAGTCGCAGGTCCCGGCGGTGGTGCTGCGGGCGGCCACCCTCATCGGCTCAGGTTCCAGCTCCTTCGAGATGATCCGGCACCTGACGGAACGGCTGCCGGTGATGGTGGCGCCGGACTGGATCACCAACCGCATCGAGCCGCTGAGCATCCGCGACGCCCTCTACTACCTGGTGGCCGCGGCGGACCTCGCGGAGCCGGTCAACGCCGGCTTCGACGTCGGCGGCGGGCACGCCTACCAGTTCGCCGACCTGCTGCGCCTGTACGCGAAGGAGCGGGGGCTGCGCCGCTTCATCGCGGGTGTGCCGCTGCCGGGCCCCGCGGAGAAGCTCTCGGGATGGTGGATCGCCCTGGTCACCCCGGCCCCGGCGAGCCTGGCCATCCCGCTGGCCCAGTCCATGGCGGAGGACGCCGTCACCGTCGACCACGCCATCGCCGACGTCATCCCCGATCCGCCCGGCGGGCTGGCGGACTATCCGACGGCCGTGCGGCGCGCACTGCAGCGGGAACAGGAGGAGGGGGTGCCGACGTCCTGGGACGGAAGCTGGCGCGAGCCGGTCAGCGCGGCGGACTCACTGCCCACCGATCCCGAGTGGGCCAGGCAGACCGTCTACACGGATGAACGCGAGGCCCGCAGCGACCTGCCCCCGGAGCGGGTCTGGGGTGTCGTCGAGGGCATCGGCGGCTCCAACGGCTGGTATTCCGCGCCGTCGCTGTGGCGGGTGCGCGGCATCATCGACAAGGTGATGGGCGGACCGGGCCTGGGCGGACGCCGCGACCCGAAACGCCTGGCGGTCGGGGACCGGCTGGACTGGTGGCGGGTGGAGGAGATCGACCGGCCGCGCCGCCTGGTGCTGCGGGCGGAGATGAAACTCTCCGGCCGGGCCTGGCTCATCCTCGAGGTGACCCCGGAGGACGGGGGATCGAAGTACCGGCAGACGGCCGTCTACTTCCCCCAGGGGCTGCTCGGCCGCGCCTACTGGTGGGCGCTGGTACCGTTCCACTCCCTGATCTTCCCGGTGATGAAGCGCAATATCCTGCGCCGGGCGGGGGAGTGACCCGGCCCCGCCGTCAGGAGCCGTCAGGATCCGGCAGCAGCCGCAGGCTCCGCCCAGTACCCCTCGCGCTTTTTCACCCAGCCGATCACGGCGTAGGTCACGGGCAGCAGCACGATCTCGATCAGGGTCTTCCACGCGAAACCGACCAGCACGTAGTTGACGGTGTCGCCGACGGTGGTGATGCCGATGACCGGCGCGGCGATCAGGCAGAAGAGCAGCGTGTCGCCGAACTCGCCGACGACCGTGGAGCCGATGAGCCGGGCCCACAGGGACTTTTCGCCGGTGCGTTTCTTGATCGCCACCAGCACCCAG contains the following coding sequences:
- a CDS encoding SLC13 family permease, whose translation is MSTPPVKENTSHAAGEGSEVREASEWHRQATGLIVGIILALLVYLFFPASSVETVMQSTGADPEAEYSHHALRITAAITVLMGAWWMTEAIPLAATALIPIIAFPLLQVAEFSEVATPYASSTIFLFMGGFLLALGLQRWNLHRRLALVVVLAVGTSPKRLILGFMIATGFLSMWVSNTATAVVMLPIGMSVLSLTAETVGGMRNQVKFATGLMLAIAYSASIGSLGTLIGTPPNALLAGYMETAHGITIGFGRWMMVGVPIAVIFMGIAWLVLVTVFKPEMDQIPGGRELIRKELADMGAWTRPQVMVGIIFLLAALSWVFVPLVIDWFGADMVYDDALVGIIAGLLMFTIPADPKTGVRLLDWKTANELPWDVLLLFGGGLSLSAMFTNSGLSLWIGEVAKGLEVLPSFLLIAAVAALVLVLTEFTSNTATAATFLPIMGGVAVGIGLTAGGEQNVLLLTIPVALAATCAFMLPVATPPNAIAFGSGYVRIGDMIKGGIWLNLIGVVLITLATYFIAIPLFGLAF
- a CDS encoding prephenate dehydrogenase; this encodes MTSRDVTRPICIIGLGLIGGSLLRDLAAHGHAVYGFNRSTSGTRKATKEGFEVSNDLVETLRRAEADGALIVLAVPMPAVAGLLDALAEHAPSCGFTDVVSVKAEVYALVKERGMEDRYVGGHPMAGTAESGWSASRAGLFRRAAWVITFDHAVDTEGEVPQEWIELWTDVVRMIIITGAEAIPARVDRHDAAVARISHLPHILAETLAVVGDNGGALAQSLAAGSFRDATRVASTEPELVRAMCETNAPALLTALDEALELLQDARASLASETSDLSELVDAGYRSRVRFDAREGNRSESVSPVKISSRPVLRLHPGGEGWVNQLIQAESLGGRIEVF
- a CDS encoding tRNA adenosine deaminase-associated protein, yielding MEHEEYGVSFAVTVAWVDGSWAVRAFDDDFRDLDTSVAAVRDLRSEGAAFALLCVDDDYFVIVRPTPDRIHLLLSDATMAVDDDFAATVLDELDAEIPDLDPDELDDVDGWPDGDFDILADLGISEEVLGVIVDDPDLWPSEQILRIAGELGFGDDLLDAAGLDG
- a CDS encoding nucleoside deaminase; translation: MPVLPDAHGLVAARARMRRALEVAAQTPADDIPVGAVIYAPDGRELATGTNRREADLDPTAHAEMVAIRQAVHAFGDSWRLTDCTLVVTLEPCTMCAGALVGARVGTLIFGAWEPKTGACGSLFDVVRDAGVLHRPQVRGGVLESECRELLTDFFTDLR
- a CDS encoding CsbD family protein: MADFMDKAKNKAQEFGGKAKEKAGDAMDDREMQNEGKADQTKGEAKQKMDETGDTLREKGDQALGGLRPDDENR
- a CDS encoding MMPL family transporter, translating into MAQLLFKLGRWSFHKKWIVISLWLVILAGMAGAAFTFQKPFTTQFSISDTPSITATKTLVENFPDSGNPVNAAGVNLVFAAPEGESLAQPENSAAIDDVIAYIETNLEDLTGTERFGNPIEVSPALQEMVVETATEQGLPEETARADAENLKMLSDDGRIGYTTFTFDVPTSMDVTQEHRDVVHEAMEIGREQGIQVEAGGAGFGDPIQIKTTSEIIGLAVAFVVLLFTFGSLVAAGLPVLTAVIGVGIGALAILLSTAFVELNNITPVLAVMIGLAVGIDYALFILSRYRAERRRLPADEAAGLAVGTAGSAVVFAGATVIIALAALSIVNIEFLTAMGLSAAFTVFVAVLVALTFIPALLGVLGNRTFSGRIPGVAGNPLKKGGKRRRGRTLGNRWVSFVHKVPGLVMAVVVLGLGALTAPVLDLEMALPSDSTSNLDTTQRKSADLMAEGFGEGVNAPFLVIVDAHTVNPDAQALQPLIRAQTDMAEQAGETVDEQSTAALSSFLYSVGQLNSLHNVKHAQLIATNGDSTAAQILVTPFTGPDEPITAEVAAALRAQGQEIEDATGVEIGLTGLTAVQMDITESLAGAMPLYLAVVVGLAIVLLLLVFRSIMVPLVAGLGFLLSVGAAFGVTVLVWQQGLWGLVSTPGPLISFMPIFLIGVTFGLAMDYQVFLVTRMREHYTTLQKQAARGATAASVSPADRERMVARGNLTAVEESTIVGFTRGARVVTAAALIMIAVFIAFIDQPLPFIQIFGFALAVGVFFDAFFIRMALVPATMFILGRATWWMPRWLDRILPSLDVEGAGLEEEWEHRRAERETHKEAAKGLESRSNA
- a CDS encoding potassium channel family protein, coding for MTVVFTVAGIALIAVGLWDIFHTLLHPSGKGRFSQGIFIGMWKISKATGHRVGSGVGPATMVVVIVLWLALQTGGWALIYYPHIPGGFVYSSGINAAAYPDVVEAFYISLLTLGTLGYGDMVATDPWLRLASPFEALTGFALITAALTWFIQVYPPLSRRRTLALELKDLGDVVYDESIRDVDPLATARVLDTLTAEVEKVRVDFTQHTEGFYFLEPDPDLSLARQLSYALRIRDAALDVDHPEVLLSAQRLARALEQLADKLRGDFLRSGETPEEIFAAFAAEHRQTPRT
- the tgt gene encoding tRNA guanosine(34) transglycosylase Tgt; this translates as MTSPEPASENSGSPAHPDTSFTLGTRLEQDGPGKHGRTGVIHTPHGDIATPAFIPVATKATVKTLTPEQIRSTGAQAILSNAYHLYLQPGHDIVDEAGGVGRFENWHGPTYTDSGGFQVMSLGSGFKKVLAMDTSGLSEADIKAAKKERKALVDEDGVDFRSVIDGSKHRFTPEKSMQIQHGLGADIMFAFDELTTLVDTRAYQEESVERTRRWAQRCLDEHDRLTHARVGKPKQSLWGVVQGAQYEDLRRQATRGLIALSDAAEAEGRRGFGGFGIGGALEKENLGTIVGWVCDELPEHKPRHLLGISEPDDLFTAVEAGADTFDCVAPTRLGRRGGVYTLDGRMNLTAARFKRDFAGVDEEFGGYVSENYSRAYIHHLLKAKEFLAGTLCTMHNLEFMIRLVDNIRAAIDAGDYEAYRDEFLGRYYAGGTPGRVRPNSGSTQRR